The Juglans microcarpa x Juglans regia isolate MS1-56 chromosome 2S, Jm3101_v1.0, whole genome shotgun sequence genome has a window encoding:
- the LOC121253281 gene encoding peroxisome biogenesis protein 22-like isoform X2, with translation MAESSKQELVQLMKRFGAYLTVKISKFLPISLQNLNSRSVGAIAGLAIAIVFTWRLLRSPNQPRRRQPKRQAGTPSSSGVNTRSNANPQLPGISSSLENSRAQNVVDEFFQSVKPTLGQIVRQKLSEGRKVTCRLVGVILEESSPEEIQKQATKKVLLALEDAGVFTSGGLVKDKVLFCSTEIGRSSFVRQLEPDWHIDSNPEIISQLARFIKYQLHISPAKPERTAPNVFSAPSLEQFFGCV, from the exons ATGGCGGAGTCCTCCAAACAAGAGCTGGTCCAGCTTATGAAGCGCTTCGGGGCTTATCTCACCGTCAAGATTTCCAAATTCCTCCCTATCTCGCTCCAGAACCTG AATTCACGATCTGTTGGGGCCATTGCGGGGCTTGCTATTGCAATAGTCTTCACTTGGAGGCTTTTGAGATCACCTAATCAACCTCGAAGAAGGCAACCCAAACGGCAAGCCGGTACACCTAGCAGTTCTGGTGTTAATACGCGTTCGAATGCGAATCCACAACTTCCTGGAATTTCTTCATCCTTGGAGAATTCGAGAGCGCAAAATGTTGTTGATGAGTTCTTTCAGTCTGTAAAG CCAACTTTGGGGCAAATTGTAAGGCAGAAACTGAGTGAAGGAAGAAAG GTAACCTGTCGTTTAGTTGGTGTGATCCTTGAGGAAAGTAGTCCAGAGGAGATCCAG AAACAAGCTACT AAAAAGGTTCTTCTGGCTTTAGAAGATGCTGGGGTTTTCACATCTGGTGGTCTGGTCAAAGACAAG GTTCTTTTCTGTAGTACAGAGATTGGTCGGTCATCTTTCGTACGGCAATTGGAACCAGATTGGCATATTGACTCAAATCCTGAAATCATTTCACAGTTAGCT AGATTCATCAAATATCAACTTCACATATCTCCTGCCAAACCCGAACGGACTGCCCCGAATGTATTCAGCGCCCCGTCCTTGGAACAGTTCTTTGGATGTGTCTAA
- the LOC121253281 gene encoding peroxisome biogenesis protein 22-like isoform X1, producing MAESSKQELVQLMKRFGAYLTVKISKFLPISLQNLNSRSVGAIAGLAIAIVFTWRLLRSPNQPRRRQPKRQAGTPSSSGVNTRSNANPQLPGISSSLENSRAQNVVDEFFQSVKPTLGQIVRQKLSEGRKVTCRLVGVILEESSPEEIQKQATVRSSVLEVLLEITKFCDLYLMETVLDDESEKKVLLALEDAGVFTSGGLVKDKVLFCSTEIGRSSFVRQLEPDWHIDSNPEIISQLARFIKYQLHISPAKPERTAPNVFSAPSLEQFFGCV from the exons ATGGCGGAGTCCTCCAAACAAGAGCTGGTCCAGCTTATGAAGCGCTTCGGGGCTTATCTCACCGTCAAGATTTCCAAATTCCTCCCTATCTCGCTCCAGAACCTG AATTCACGATCTGTTGGGGCCATTGCGGGGCTTGCTATTGCAATAGTCTTCACTTGGAGGCTTTTGAGATCACCTAATCAACCTCGAAGAAGGCAACCCAAACGGCAAGCCGGTACACCTAGCAGTTCTGGTGTTAATACGCGTTCGAATGCGAATCCACAACTTCCTGGAATTTCTTCATCCTTGGAGAATTCGAGAGCGCAAAATGTTGTTGATGAGTTCTTTCAGTCTGTAAAG CCAACTTTGGGGCAAATTGTAAGGCAGAAACTGAGTGAAGGAAGAAAG GTAACCTGTCGTTTAGTTGGTGTGATCCTTGAGGAAAGTAGTCCAGAGGAGATCCAG AAACAAGCTACTGTAAGGTCCTCTGTGCTGGAAGTACTGTTGGAAATCACGAAATTTTGTGATCTTTATCTCATGGAAACAGTTTTGGATGATGAAAGTGAA AAAAAGGTTCTTCTGGCTTTAGAAGATGCTGGGGTTTTCACATCTGGTGGTCTGGTCAAAGACAAG GTTCTTTTCTGTAGTACAGAGATTGGTCGGTCATCTTTCGTACGGCAATTGGAACCAGATTGGCATATTGACTCAAATCCTGAAATCATTTCACAGTTAGCT AGATTCATCAAATATCAACTTCACATATCTCCTGCCAAACCCGAACGGACTGCCCCGAATGTATTCAGCGCCCCGTCCTTGGAACAGTTCTTTGGATGTGTCTAA